A genomic region of Catalinimonas niigatensis contains the following coding sequences:
- a CDS encoding SusC/RagA family TonB-linked outer membrane protein, with product MKPLLHSMYTLWFSGIILFIPLENQAQALTSGSTLSAQISPQQQTISGKVTEGDSGEGLPGVNVLAKGTSTGTVTGIDGSYRLTVNDDVTTLVFSSIGYLSQEVEINGRSEISIAMSADVQSLEEVVVVGYGTQQKANLTGAQGTVNMDIDLQSRPMVEMGQAMYGKMPGVQVVNGNGRPGSSTSIQIRGINSISANSSPLIVVDGIPLPNYDLNMLNPADIKSIDVLKDAASAAIYGSRGANGVVLITTLSGQSGKAKIGVNYSYSVQEAIKKIDVMDSYEYAQASIDAAQNGWIETGGDPNAPNTIEARGQYKYTWPVELENPASLPNTDWQDLIFRVAPMQKIDLNVSGGNENMNYRISGGYVNQEGIVINSDYDKYSLNFKISSKVNDWAELGGMLNIVYDHENEPFNRIVEWAVQYPSIYPVYGRNGYLGEPNSVDGFGSYNAILFRAFNGHPLYRINDDIQHKRFNGLGNIFGQVDLLPGLNFRSTLNLYYRRVDDTHYATRDHNMGPNVLTEGVMTVGQARTINYNLQNLLNYEKSFGEHQLTVLLGQEYLKDDFYSTVAERRGYSNDLVPYLSGGENIAQANDNATERTLISYFSRVNYNYKGKYIASASLRRDGSSRFGPGNKWGYFPSLSLGWFISDESFMNNLDFVSNLKLRASYGFTGNDQFDDYRWISPLSQQRVAFDSYLGATYYPSGFTNPDLGWERSQQLNLGLDIGLFENRVLLESNFYNTRSDGLLLDVPVPSVTGFTSIFKNIGELQNRGVELQLTTRNLTGALEWSTQLNYARNRNKILALGPDNAPLILSPGFGMQTINKVGEPIFSFYAYQYDGVYMNEAEVEADPAHYETAVPGDGRYVDVNKDGVLNADDRTIIGNAAPDFTWGMTNTFRFKSFDFSFLFQGLHGNDVFDNNIHRSMQYHEGRNYYQGMVNRWRSEEEPGDGYHYKLTVNLDGYEKQPSSYWIVDGSFIRMKSLTLGYTFSPSLLERINLGSVRAYFNGQNLFTISDTPVFDPENYNGGASDASRRGVAHSPYPTAKIYSLGLNVSF from the coding sequence ATGAAACCATTACTACATTCAATGTACACACTTTGGTTTTCGGGGATCATCTTGTTTATCCCCTTGGAAAATCAGGCACAGGCGCTGACTTCTGGCAGCACATTATCAGCCCAAATCTCACCTCAACAGCAAACCATCAGCGGTAAAGTAACCGAGGGAGACAGTGGAGAAGGTTTGCCGGGTGTCAACGTATTGGCAAAAGGTACTTCTACGGGTACAGTCACCGGGATAGATGGCAGTTACAGACTCACAGTCAACGATGATGTAACTACGCTGGTTTTTTCTTCCATTGGCTACTTGTCTCAGGAAGTAGAGATCAATGGACGAAGTGAAATCAGTATTGCCATGAGTGCGGATGTACAGTCCCTGGAAGAAGTAGTGGTCGTGGGCTATGGTACGCAACAGAAAGCTAACCTGACTGGCGCACAGGGAACTGTCAACATGGACATTGACTTGCAAAGCCGCCCGATGGTAGAAATGGGACAGGCGATGTATGGCAAAATGCCTGGAGTACAGGTAGTCAATGGCAATGGCAGGCCTGGTAGCTCTACCTCCATTCAAATCAGAGGAATCAATTCTATCTCTGCCAATAGCTCTCCTCTCATCGTCGTTGATGGTATTCCCTTACCCAACTATGATCTGAATATGCTCAACCCAGCTGACATCAAATCCATTGATGTACTGAAAGATGCTGCGTCAGCAGCTATTTACGGTTCACGTGGAGCCAATGGTGTTGTTTTGATTACGACCCTAAGTGGCCAGTCAGGAAAAGCAAAAATCGGGGTAAATTACTCTTACAGTGTGCAGGAAGCTATCAAGAAAATTGATGTGATGGATTCTTACGAATATGCTCAAGCCTCAATTGATGCTGCTCAAAATGGCTGGATTGAAACAGGAGGGGATCCTAATGCACCCAACACCATAGAAGCCCGTGGGCAATACAAATACACCTGGCCGGTAGAACTGGAGAATCCTGCTTCTCTGCCCAATACAGACTGGCAGGATCTGATCTTCAGGGTTGCACCGATGCAAAAAATTGACCTCAACGTATCCGGCGGAAACGAAAACATGAACTACAGAATTTCTGGCGGTTATGTCAATCAGGAAGGTATTGTCATCAATTCTGATTATGATAAGTATTCATTGAATTTCAAAATCTCTTCCAAAGTAAATGACTGGGCTGAACTGGGCGGAATGCTCAACATAGTGTATGATCATGAAAATGAGCCTTTTAACAGAATTGTAGAGTGGGCCGTACAGTATCCTTCTATTTATCCAGTGTACGGAAGAAATGGGTATTTGGGAGAACCTAATTCAGTAGATGGATTCGGAAGCTACAATGCCATACTCTTCAGAGCTTTTAATGGTCATCCGCTGTACAGAATCAACGATGATATACAACACAAGCGCTTCAATGGATTGGGTAACATTTTTGGACAGGTAGATTTGCTTCCCGGGTTGAATTTCAGATCTACGCTGAACCTTTACTACCGGAGAGTAGATGATACGCATTATGCGACGAGAGACCACAACATGGGTCCAAATGTGCTTACTGAAGGAGTAATGACCGTTGGCCAGGCCAGAACGATCAACTATAACCTGCAAAATCTACTAAACTACGAAAAGAGCTTTGGAGAGCATCAACTTACTGTATTGCTTGGCCAAGAGTATTTGAAGGATGATTTCTATAGTACTGTGGCTGAAAGGCGGGGTTACAGCAATGACCTCGTTCCCTACCTAAGTGGTGGTGAAAACATTGCTCAGGCCAACGACAATGCTACTGAAAGGACTCTAATCTCTTATTTTTCTAGAGTAAACTACAACTACAAAGGGAAGTATATCGCTTCAGCCAGCTTAAGAAGGGATGGTTCATCCCGCTTTGGGCCGGGTAACAAATGGGGGTATTTCCCTTCATTATCATTGGGATGGTTCATTTCTGACGAATCATTTATGAATAATCTGGATTTCGTAAGTAATTTGAAACTTCGTGCTAGTTACGGATTTACAGGAAATGACCAGTTTGATGACTACAGGTGGATTTCACCCCTGAGCCAGCAGAGGGTTGCTTTTGATAGCTATCTGGGAGCCACTTACTATCCTTCGGGCTTCACAAACCCTGATTTGGGTTGGGAGCGTTCTCAACAACTAAACCTAGGACTGGATATAGGATTATTTGAAAACAGGGTCTTGCTAGAAAGCAACTTCTATAATACTAGATCCGATGGTTTGTTGCTAGATGTGCCTGTGCCTTCTGTGACTGGTTTCACAAGTATCTTCAAAAACATTGGAGAATTGCAAAATAGGGGAGTAGAACTGCAACTTACTACCCGTAACCTCACTGGTGCCCTCGAATGGTCTACCCAACTGAATTACGCTCGCAACCGGAATAAAATACTTGCCCTGGGACCTGATAATGCTCCTTTGATTTTATCCCCCGGTTTTGGAATGCAAACCATCAACAAGGTAGGTGAGCCCATCTTTAGTTTTTATGCCTATCAGTATGATGGTGTGTATATGAATGAAGCTGAAGTGGAAGCAGATCCTGCCCATTATGAGACGGCTGTGCCAGGTGATGGCAGATACGTGGATGTAAACAAAGATGGCGTCTTGAATGCAGATGACAGAACCATTATTGGCAATGCAGCACCTGACTTTACCTGGGGTATGACCAATACTTTCCGCTTCAAAAGCTTTGATTTTAGCTTCTTGTTTCAGGGCCTACATGGTAATGATGTGTTTGATAACAATATCCACCGGTCCATGCAGTACCATGAAGGACGCAATTACTATCAAGGTATGGTCAACAGATGGAGGTCTGAAGAAGAACCCGGGGATGGCTACCACTATAAACTTACAGTTAATCTGGATGGCTACGAGAAACAACCCTCCAGTTACTGGATTGTGGATGGCTCTTTTATCCGTATGAAAAGCCTTACACTGGGATACACTTTCTCTCCTTCTTTGCTTGAAAGGATCAACCTTGGCTCGGTCAGGGCTTATTTCAATGGGCAAAACCTGTTTACGATCAGTGACACCCCGGTATTTGATCCTGAGAACTACAATGGCGGAGCAAGCGACGCATCCAGGCGTGGGGTGGCTCATTCGCCCTATCCAACAGCCAAAATATATTC